A stretch of DNA from bacterium:
CCATGAGAATAATATCAACTCCTCTATTAGGGTTAATAGCCGCTTTAACATAATTAAACATAGTTTCCGTAGGATAAATTCTACCAGATATACTATTAATAATTTTACTATACTGTCTATTTTCTCTTTTTACCAATTGATATGATAATGATGCTGGATAACATAATAAATTATGAATTAGCGGTATCCCTAATTTCATTTCTAAAATCATGTTTATTTCATTAAATATCCCTGAGCCAAAAAAACAATATATAATATCCGGGTTAACTTTTTTAATAAAGCGGGTCATCCTATCTTTAATATCTTTATAGCCTCTTATTACACCAAAATTGTTTAATTCCCAATAAATTCTACCAATTTTACCTTTATATGGATCTCCCTCTTCATAAATATTACAGATTTCTACTTTTCCAACCCCTGTTATTTCATCTGTAAAATAACATCTATTTACGTTAATTACAGAAACTTCATATCCATGCTTTAAAAAAGTAAAAATAGTATTTTGTTCGTGAAAATTTTGAGGCATTATTGCACCTAAATAAAGTATTTTCATTTTTTCATAATTTCTATTAATATCCCACTGGTTAAATGAAACTCTTGAAGAATCAACTCAAGTGGACTTATTATTTTCATTAAAAATTTATTCCGATAAATCTTATTTCTTTTGTTGTCTGCAAGGTATATTCTTTGACGCCCAAGATCATTAATAACATATTGTATACTACCCAGTATTTCTCCACCCCTTCTATATTTCAATCTGTTAATCTTCATACCTGTTTTATAACATAAGATTTTTATTGCCTTTGTTGAGGGTATCCATATATGACGAGGTATTTCTAAAGAATGCCATCTGTTTTTAAATATTTTAAAAAATAAATTATTACTTATAGGAACAGAAAGATATATTCTCCCCCCTGGCTTAATAATTCTTTTTATCTCCTTTAAGGTCTCTACAGGATTGTGCAAATGTTCTAAAACTTCTCTCAATAAAATAGCATCAAAAAAATTTGGAAGAAAATTGGCGTCTGTAAGTGTTCCGCAGATAATATTATGGTTTGCCTCTTTTGCATATCCCGCCGCATATTCATCCGGTTCTACACCATAAGTCTCCCATCCTAATTTTTTAAGTTTATTCAGGTTCCCTCCCATTCCACAGCCAATATCTAAAACTTTCCCTTCCCCGTTCCAAGGAATAAATGTATTGCTAAGTATAGAAAAATGGAATTTTAGTGGAAAAAGCAACAATTTTTCAATAAAACTTAACCTGTTTTTCACTGAAAAAGGATAATTATAATAATACGCTAACACTTTTTCTCTTAATTTATATTTTACCGATGTTGAAAATGAGTCTCTCGTTTCAAAATTAACAGGCATCATAGATTCATAATATGTATTTGGATAATGTTCTTCGAGTTCTTTTGGGGAAGGTTGTGGCATTAAAAATAGACTCTCGCATTTCTTACATTTTACAACATAAAAAACTTTATTAATCGGATATACTCTGTCTCTAGCTTTAAAAAGAGACAAAAAAACATTTCCTCCGCATATATTACAAATTTCCATATGATTCATTTATCAAGAAAAATATTTAGATTCATTCTTACTTTTATATTTTAGAATATCTGAATTACAAAACATTTGCAAGAAATATTTATAGACGGACTAATAAAAAATAAGATTTTACACTTTATAAACTCAAGTATACTTCTATATCAATATATCAAATATCTCTTAATTATAATCTGAAAAATGATAAAATTAAATTTATTTCCTCAAATTAGAAAATCTATGTTAATTCTTGCTATTTGATAATCTCCAATATAAGGTAAAAAATAGATAAACTCCAGTAAATATAAGGTTGACAAAAAAAATATTGAAGCAATAATCGCTAGAATCAATTAATTTATATTCTAAGACACATGATTATATAATATAATGACTCCCTACTATAAACTTCTTAAGATAGGATGGTTATTATTCATAACTTTTATCATTCTGTTGGGATTTACACTGATAGGGATATCTTATTTACCTTTCCAAATAGTAAAAACAAAAATCAATTCTTTTGCTGCAGATGGGCAAATCAACTACTTCACTTTGTCGTTTTTTGATAAAATAGTTACAGGATTACGATTGATTGGGAGTCTATTTTTTATTGTTAGCATAATCTTTTATATCTGGAGACAACAAATTTTAAAATTATTTTTCAATGTTTTATCTGCACTGTTTTATTGGAGTAAGAGCATTATTCAACATTCTATTCAAGTAGTAAGAACTGAAAATAAAATACATCTATGCACTCTTTTTATAATACTCTTTGTAGGCATAACAGTTAGGTTAATTTTTCTATTTCAGCCAATACGTTATGATGAGGCTTTTACTTTTTTAAATTATGCCTCAAGACCCTTATACATTGGACTTTCAAATTATTCGTTTCCAAACAATCACTTATTCCATACCTTTTGGGTGCATATCTCTTGGTTACTCTTTGGCAACAAATTATGGTCTATTCGCTTACCTGCATTGCTTGCAGGAATAGCAGTAATTCCCGTTTCTTATATAACAATACGGCTTATTTACAACAAATACGCTGCTCTCTTAACAGTTAGTATCATTGCTGTTTCATCAATACTTA
This window harbors:
- a CDS encoding class I SAM-dependent methyltransferase: MEICNICGGNVFLSLFKARDRVYPINKVFYVVKCKKCESLFLMPQPSPKELEEHYPNTYYESMMPVNFETRDSFSTSVKYKLREKVLAYYYNYPFSVKNRLSFIEKLLLFPLKFHFSILSNTFIPWNGEGKVLDIGCGMGGNLNKLKKLGWETYGVEPDEYAAGYAKEANHNIICGTLTDANFLPNFFDAILLREVLEHLHNPVETLKEIKRIIKPGGRIYLSVPISNNLFFKIFKNRWHSLEIPRHIWIPSTKAIKILCYKTGMKINRLKYRRGGEILGSIQYVINDLGRQRIYLADNKRNKIYRNKFLMKIISPLELILQEFHLTSGILIEIMKK